The Hippea jasoniae genome includes the window AGTTTTATATTTTCATTTCCTGGCAATCCTGTATCTACAACATTTTGTAGTTTTTTCTATCTTTTGCCGGCACTTAAAAAGATGATGGGTTTTAAAAGATATATGCATAAAACCTTCAGGGCAAAGCTTACAAAGGATGTTAAGAAAAGCAACGACCGCGTGCATTTTAACAGGGTCACAATCAAATACAAAGATGGTGAATTTTTTGCTGAACCCTTCCAGATCCAGGGCTCAAACATCATCAGATCGATATCAACCTGTAACGGCTTTGCAATGATAGGCTCAGATAGGGTTGGTATTATAAAGAAAGGTGAAATGGTGGATGTAATTGTTTATGACTCATGTAGTTTTCTTGCATATTAGAGTTGCCTTTTTAGACTAAATAAATAAAATTTTAAAAAACCTCATAAGGGGGTTAATATGAAGGTTCTGGTTGTTGATATAGACAAATGCACGGGTTGCAGGGCATGTGAATACGCTTGCTCTTTTGTTCATAGTAATGAGTTCAACCCTCTTAATTCAAATATCCACATCTCAGAGTTTTTAGATAGCTTTACATTTATCCCACAGGTGTGTACCCAGTGCAATGAAGCATATTGCCAGAAGATTTGCCCAACAAAAGCCCTGAAGAGAAACTCTCAAACCGGTGTAGTTGAGCTAAATTACGATCTATGCATTGGCTGCAAACAGTGCGTGCTTGCATGCCCGTG containing:
- a CDS encoding 4Fe-4S dicluster domain-containing protein codes for the protein MKVLVVDIDKCTGCRACEYACSFVHSNEFNPLNSNIHISEFLDSFTFIPQVCTQCNEAYCQKICPTKALKRNSQTGVVELNYDLCIGCKQCVLACPWGSIKMTADGKRVIKCDHCGGNPECVKVCHAGAIEYKEIEDMVFDKQLKTATIYKSFIENGGQI